The Amblyomma americanum isolate KBUSLIRL-KWMA unplaced genomic scaffold, ASM5285725v1 scaffold_29, whole genome shotgun sequence genome segment ctctggtgcagttgactgcagagtacctgcagacacttgcacacatacaaaacccacactagattctgcgtactgtgcattgcccactatagtgcctagcacgccctgtcttccagtgagatgcacttcttttggtgcatccaagCATTAAGGCtccagttataaaaaatgtctGAGTTGATAatgagttaagtgaataagcttaacaagttgactggttctaagcaggcagatcacttgcaagatccgcttctcacagcaaggcagaaaacaataatggcttcaggacactgtagtgcagggctccaaattagtttagaccaagtggggttcgttaggcttcgctgacattgtatggcagaccggcaccttttccaaagtagcaatgtttactgccacacatatacgtaactcactagtcgcatgattcctccgaacatgtatgcaacaaaatattgcaaccgcttcgagcaatctctacaggccccgctgggccgtccctgctaagtgtgaaaaaaagtggctaagatatgctttgtcatattcaatgctacaaactatttttacaaagcatgcagcaaagctagcaaaagagtgctcaagcacacctatgctcgagtaaaaagtagccaaaatctttttacatgtaaaatgaagtagctgaagttagaacatgacttgtaaaactgtatgcataacagctagacaagagagcagagaaggtaagggcaaACAGGGGTTCATTATGGGCTATATGATggactctaacagtcacttccatcatggcatctgacagttaaacaataggccagctagcattcaattcaagcttattttcatgcaaaatgctttcagtgatggctacaagttataacatacaaactttcgttgttaagtagaggcaaccagaggattcatgatggcaaatgtggcggcacccacgtatgcctatactgaatcagcatcacttaggcctcagtagctaaaatccaagcttcagggcaaatgactgctaagtaccgttcatcttctgtttccatggcatgagaagtacatattcactaaaagttgttcattatgagtaatttcactgattatgcactgccgcactgaacatagagcctaggcttttaagctgcttttatcctcacacgagctaactgaacccatcaattaacctcctgtaaataaactttcacatgaagacatctacaattatttgatcACGTCTTGCATGTctggcattatcctttgtttggcgctttcatattataaaccactaacaaacctgagtcgtaattctcacatacactgatggagtgagtatatgcccctgagataaatccagctacagctagcaattacctctcagtgcatccatttttcacactacagcgcacaaaaatacacgaagaggatagacaccacggacaccggacataatttttgtgcgctggaatgaagtctcataattcttcccagaaccgaCTACCCCAGCCCTCTATTCtgagccttgtggagaaccttttccttgccttccgctgtcacctcctgagcacttgccactggaactggatagtacaactgcttctgttgaccagatgggaatggcagttctcttgtgaaatactgcatccattgggattcccttcacggtgtcatacattgccttctctaccttgaattcagatgcacctaaaggaaaaagaacacgcatataaaaattcttagccatacttgcagccaggaatatgataataattgtatttgtatgcttcacagcaacaacagcagtatgctttaacgcctgttgaaaCAAGAAAGTAGAAaccatttcgtttattaccaacacaagacttgcaccttgatgttgatggtgtcatgcaatagtggtgagttctgataggagtgtgaagtacaaaaggcaactgcttgcttcgaattttagaacatgcaactttaactgcacaattattgaaaaggaattgacttcatccttgaaaatcgcagattagtatgtgtggtagcaaatactgaaaataaaaatagtaggagcactgccagtgtttaaatcaacacgcagtgactggtttggtttatatgggtttaacgtcccaaagcgactatggctatgagagacaccgtaatgaagggctccagaagtatcgaccacctggggttctttagagtgctctgacaccgcacagtacacgggcctcaagaatttcgccttcatcgaaatttgaccgctgcggccgggattgaattcgcgtctttcgggccagcagccgagtgccataaccactcagccaccgcggcggcttcgcagtgactgctaagagcaattttctaattgcagttcttgcccatgcccttgtcaagcaaggcactaatgccggttgacctgcagtaaagctaatgtatcctcaacatgctgcctagttagcaaagttcttgttgtcaaaattgaacgaaacattacttattttttcagctagaagcgcatgaactattgagtccaaggcaaacaacttagtgccttagaatagtgttcaactaggggcccacacgcagacacttgacttgccactgtttccttatacaaagtaatacagaAGTGCATGGCCTGTGCTGTTCAtggtaagaaatacaaaatataaatagaaacaaaactgaagtgcaaagaaaaattagagacaagttctgtcattacaccttatgtgacactagagagtacatattcataaagaagtagtaaaatggtcattttgaaattttgcacaatcatgaaattgtcatgagcacagtcattatgccttttcttcacacaaaaggtttccagcggctccagtgcacttcagtttctttttagtacagtgcctttaaaagacagaaattggtcaagggccacaaaatggtaataactgtgtatcacgattttcatatctatgcttcattactttttaacacaacctccaatatgacccacatgatttgctgcaggagcaggattccagtgtgcaccactcacattcaatgaaggacctggctgccttttccaagtgttatactaattttcacaatgaaggtgccgttgagcgagtttgacagcaagcaaaaacatgatttgaacctaatagcataaggaaattttaaagtggtccgtaacattatgcttgtaacaagacaacttcaggtgtaaatactcatcaaagttgccatcagatctcagcttaggtgtgctcataaagggaaggtggggtgcttagttataatgaccaattgtcacggctggtacattgtgctacctacttcaatgatgaaggatgtgacaaactatcctccaaaatctgacatctggcataaaggctgaaaagcaaaagaaaatgaaggaccactaagacctgaaattatttcctacttgaacagttatgcacatcataaagaaagctgacaaacggcacgaagttatactggtattttggtctcagatgctcgctcatttgagcctcagtatcctaactaaagcaataaaaaagacatgactgttgaaggcatcataagctcctgtaaagctcatcagcagtgagaaaaacaaattctaaccttcaTAATAATATAAAAGCCAACCAATGAGGCCACtctgtcagtcaccaactaagagacaaTGTACAagctatacactgtaaatgcacaaactctacatgagagcaaagcatgccctgcacttgtgaaacaaatttgtgtcaatgtaagattcttggcaacagtaggcatcaccattaatggcatgtgctaaaaaggaagagggcaccttatgatgttgtacaatttagaattcagcctttcagtaaactatattttgtctagtaccatgcgcaccgtcagaggagaaggcaaaaatgaaaggaaagcggccagctgtcatgaggcctgccacaaaaaaaacactgaactgaagcggtgcacaaacaaaaaagaaggaatgcactatgcgattacagaacacaaaataacacaggaaaacagggcccaaccaatgaatgaaaagagaacaacaaaaagaaggtaagcagtactGAACACTGCTGCCTCTGCAAATTGAGAGCAGTGAAATAGAAaacacctaaaaaataagtttcaaggactataaaaatgcaactttggtcacatatttttttaaacgctgcattaTACATTACAATACACGAATCCCCAAATGGTATTTGCCtatcattaaataatttataattccatttccttctctgatgttgtttaggctctatcagccaaatgatggctgtgatacctagttggcctttaggtctgctgaggcatggaaaaggctacaatataaatgttgatatgaagttctaattcactacaacacctaaaacagcctgtttcaaaagctggaatgacaacaaatgccatagcagcagttatattaccagttttcttgcttttgccatgacctgaaaaccaactacacgtcgcagccatcgttcggttgataatactgaaacaacaaagagaaagacaattataaattatttaccagtcatagagcaaatatcacggggtggtccatgtacaggtgcggacagaagtaaacagagcgtgccacacaagaactgcgtgtcagcgccgcctagccaaaccagacgagagctggaaatcgccaagcgcatgtgcaggcccgcttccggcgcgaccctctcaatgctccgcttgcctcgcattcgtccggcgtctgtgtcgtgctgatgatgatcatgattggatggtcgtgctctgtgtagctagcgaacatttcggaaaacaaagaccgctgtcttgataaggccAATTGCGCGGCGACagctctaccattaagccgctttgtttgagacagctggaggcatgtttgcgccgcaaacaacccgcatgtttcgaacttttgctgccactgggactctgctgcgtctcactcgcaagcaaacgcgctcgaaacactcggcatactgccgcagttttgtgttaattttctacagttatcactgatgattcgccttgttcctaccaggcgctgacgcagcGCTAGTgtatgcaccctgcctgtctccgccgaaacaaactgcccctataatggatcctgctcttatcaccactgagacagtgcgctgcgtatcgcgctgtcatgtgcgaagcagagctcatggtaatcactttgcatgcacctttggatcttaggatgactacaagcacccgctgtctcacccacatgaatgccgcggcagcagtgcgtcactgttgcgtgccccgcgtgcgaaattcggcatgTAAGTATCCGTgatcgcccactaatcagagtatgagccacgacagaacccagcaagtgatccaaactcttctgtacgagctgtattacttcacagCTACCGTTcacatatagacattggtctgtttgagaatataggtgtgaaaacccaacagctgcatccagcacatttggaagcagtcactatccttgagacactggatcgcgctgcaaaaagcgccaagagcggcggtttcatTTCCTTgtaagctgacctcctaggcgaggttccaatgcaggagcactgtggtgcagtacagacacacagggcgcatgctttgccgctccgtcggttcctcgtaggagcaagccgaaaatgaacggtaactgtatAAAAGATCCcgaaactgcggtggtggatcgagtgcttttgagtttatttggtctatagcgagatggaaatgaatcccagaagcaactaaagttcgaaagacgcgcgctatttgcAATGGAAACGCGCCACAGCTGTCACAGATGAAACGAATTAATAatagcgtcgcccccgcgggatttttggcttcaaggcagcggtctgtgcgctccgaaatgcccgctcgctactaagggcgcaaccatctgatcataaccatcatcagcgtgaccctgactaTGGCCGAATGAGAGgcgagcggagcaatgagagttgcgctggtagggggcctgcatatgcgtgtcgcgattttgagcttacgtgtggttttgctaggcggcgctgaaaagcagttctttcttgtgcggcgcgcttcgtttacttctgtccacgcctgcacattaatgtctaaggaacttgaaaaaagacgcaagcaaacatctggtgtccatagtatatgcagtttctttcaagctttgttgaactatgatatcaggtagcatgccgaaaggctgaatcgaacaggtcactacaagctcctaatttcctgtaagtgtaacagagcaag includes the following:
- the LOC144112026 gene encoding uncharacterized protein LOC144112026, translated to MSPLSRFGAVLVCACSAYIAEHNIINRTMAATCSWFSGHGKSKKTGASEFKVEKAMYDTVKGIPMDAVFHKRTAIPIWSTEAVVLSSSSGKCSGGDSGRQGKGSPQGSE